One genomic region from Salvia hispanica cultivar TCC Black 2014 chromosome 2, UniMelb_Shisp_WGS_1.0, whole genome shotgun sequence encodes:
- the LOC125205170 gene encoding uncharacterized protein LOC125205170 isoform X1, which yields MCVCMTDLSRCGLLLLAAAAISLFSSHTVYCDGSGDADVQWQILTKLNYSSQIRLHPRLILLVTVPWSGESRSLMKGLAQAVANDEMGLGTLKLMVLYKNVERTLADALGATDGITVFYYHNSLSYRYRGRLRVQSILLSVHYVVQLSPDEKPLKTLTTAEELSIFLHSTDKAVILFDLCGWTPRLLAMNESTIGNDPEEGLINHPGKGFVGADSEMENNGTLVVEEKDNRKDVENGMPSCGSDVGFSGTSWLNQFSTVNNSLSKEVQNVTVSAGESCSLFELQQYKVSFQKFIEVAREFFLPPEKYRYAVIHERSLLPLLNIEEPIHGFVFVQFAGCPSCSQVLKKVDDLKAILQSQPSPVSEVGDDPHGIDAALPTKRPSMLLFIDRSSNSVEIRRESQEALNAVRELAEHTHGQDIKRPDKTLDTYKHPKLQHFALSEKNILQDKMSITIMNEGQQVTLENLVSNLQGLMSVQEILTYALKKKAERKLSSLAKDVGFQLLSKDFAIEVVESQPSHNEDQSNLVSGETHVEDGQEGVGIHKQIPADESDRRPNVVSSPDVEYTVSEDKEDDSYTFSSVEPNQGDADESDKRPNVIFSPSDVEYIVSEGKEDVSNILSSVEPEQGDADDSDRKPNEVFSHSDVEHIVSEGKEDDNSNILSSVEPDQGGDSLSITAGSAQGWNVGETGHSVMEDNEQNTKFNISFFFLDGQYRLLETLTGGLKVPSVVIVDPISENHYLLDDQSVLSYSVLSLFVNDFQAGKLHPYRQSSDIVPSPRGAQRPPFVNQDFHETDSIPLITTHTFSELVLGNNSDPRNSASPWDRNVLVLFSNNWCGFCQRMEFVVREVYKSVKSYAYMKTNRSRKVKSVLEAEHTHDVVLKLPLIYMMDCTRNDCGFIIRPILQREVYPLLLLFPAGRKNETVSYEGDSIVSDIIKFLAAHGSHVMDLITNQDFLQDHKSVKEELETRSLHHEVLVRDLVQNAAVKYKIDAQLPSKLQEKPELSVGCVLRATEKLLDVHPFDESKILIVKVDERTGFRGLIINKHISWDSLEELGEGSFEYLKEAPLSFGGPVMMRGMPLSALTHKFIEGRSVEVMPNVYLMDQVATPSLVEDIRGGNQSVGDFWFFLGYSSWGWEQLFTEIAQGAWNVSKGDVEQLEWPWH from the exons GGTCTGGTGAGTCACGGTCCCTTATGAAGGGATTGGCTCAAGCGGTTGCCAATGATGAAATGGGGCTTGGTACCTTAAAGCTTATGGTCCTATACAAGAATGTGGAGAGGACTCTAGCCGATGCACTTGGTGCCACTGATGGAATAACAGTGTTTTACTACCATAATTCCCTGTCATATAGATATCGGGGAAGACTTCGAGTCCAGAGCATATTGCTTTCTGTGCATTATGTGGTGCAGCTTTCTCCCGACGAGAAACCTCTTAAAACTTTAACCACTGCAGAAGAGCTAAGTATATTCCTTCATTCAACTGACAAGGCTGTAATTCTCTTTGACCTTTGTGGTTGGACTCCAAGATTGCTTGCCATGAACGAGTCTACAATTGGAAATGATCCAG AGGAAGGACTGATAAATCACCCAGGAAAAGGTTTTGTTGGAGCAGACTCTGAAATGGAGAACAATGGAACTCTCGTGGTAGAAGAGAAGGATAACAGGAAG GATGTGGAGAACGGTATGCCAAGCTGTGGAAGTGATGTTGGATTTAGTGGAACATCTTGGCTGAATCAGTTTAGCACTGTAAATAATAGTCTTTCGAAAGAGGTACAAAATGTTACAGTTAGTGCTGGGGAATCCTGTTCTTTATTTGAGTTGCAGCAATACAAAGTGTCTTTTCAGAAGTTCATTGAAGTTGCTAGAGAATTCTTCTTACCTCCTGAGAAGTATAGATATGCTGTGATTCATGAAAGATCACTTCTTCCGTTGCTAAATATTGAAGAGCCAATTCATGGGTTCGTTTTTGTTCAATTTGCCGGATGTCCGAGTTGTTCTCAGGTTCTCAAAAAAGTTGATGATCTTAAAGCTATACTGCAATCCCAGCCCTCGCCTGTTTCAGAG GTTGGAGATGATCCTCATGGAATTGATGCAGCTTTGCCCACAAAAAGGCCTTCAATGCTTCTTTTCATTGATAGGTCATCAAACTCAGTAGAAATAAGAAGGGAGAGCCAGGAAGCTCTGAATGCTGTTAGAGAGTTGGCAGAACACACTCATGGACAAGACATTAAGAGGCCCGACAAAACATTAGATACCTACAAGCATCCAAAACTCCAGCATTTTGCACTatcagaaaaaaatattcttcagGATAAGATGTCTATCACGATCATGAATGAGGGCCAACAAGTTACTCTTGAAAATTTGGTCTCCAATTTGCAAGGTCTTATGTCTGTGCAGGAGATCTTAACATATGCACTCAAGAAAAAGGCAGAGAGGAAACTAAGTTCTCTTGCAAAGGATGTAGGGTTTCAACTTTTGTCCAAAGATTTTGCCATTGAAGTCGTAGAATCTCAGCCATCGCACAATGAGGACCAGTCTAATCTAGTTTCAGGAGAAACACACGTGGAAGATGGTCAAGAAGGTGTTGGTATACATAAGCAAATACCAGCTGATGAGTCTGATAGAAGGCCTAATGTGGTATCCAGTCCTGATGTTGAATATACAGTGTCAGAAGACAAAGAAGATGATAGTTACACATTTTCATCTGTAGAACCAAACCAAGGTGATGCTGATGAGTCTGATAAGAGGCCTAATGTGATATTCAGTCCTTCTGATGTTGAATATATAGTGTCAGAAGGCAAAGAAGACGTTAGTAACATCTTGTCATCTGTAGAACCTGAGCAAGGTGATGCTGATGACTCTGATAGGAAGCCTAATGAGGTATTCAGTCATTCTGATGTTGAACATATAGTGTCAGAAGGCAAAGAAGATGATAATAGTAATATCTTGTCATCTGTAGAACCTGATCAAGGCGGTGATAGTTTAAGTATCACAGCTGGTAGTGCTCAAGGCTGGAATGTTGGGGAGACAGGCCACTCTGTAATGGAGGACAATGAACAGAAcaccaaatttaatatttcatttttctttttggacgGCCAATACAGATTGCTTGAAACTCTAACTGGAGGATTAAAGGTTCCATCAGTTGTCATAGTTGACCCAATTTCCGAGAACCACTATCTCTTAGATGACCAATCGGTTTTGAGCTATTCTGTTCTATCTTTATTTGTTAATGATTTCCAAGCCGGAAAGCTTCATCCATATCGACAATCATCTGATATAGTTCCTAGCCCGAGAGGTGCTCAAAGACCGCCTTTTGTTAATCAGGATTTTCATGAAACAGATTCCATTCCCCTTATTACGACCCATACTTTCTCTGAATTGGTTCTCGGTAATAATTCTGATCCCAGGAATTCTGCCAGTCCTTGGGATAGGAATGTATTAGTTCTTTTCAGCAATAATTGGTGTGGGTTCTGTCAGAGGATGGAATTTGTTGTTCGGGAAGTGTACAAATCTGTTAAAAGTTATGCTTATATGAAGACAAATAGATCAAGGAAGGTTAAATCGGTATTGGAGGCAG AACACACTCATGATGTGGTTTTAAAGCTTCCACTTATTTATATGATGGATTGCACGCGGAATGATTGTGGCTTCATCATTAGACCAATACTGCAG AGGGAAGTTTATCCACTATTACTGTTATTCCCGGCTGGAAGGAAGAATGAGACTGTATCTTATGAAGGAGATAGTATAGTATCTGATATAATCAAGTTTCTGGCTGCTCATGGCAGCCATGTAATGGACCTTATCACGAATCAAG ATTTTCTACAGGACCACAAGTCTGTTAAAGAGGAACTGGAGACTAGGAGCTTGCACCATGAAGTTCTAGTCAGAGATCTAGTGCAGAATGCTGCTGtcaaatacaaaattgatgcTCAGCTACCCTCTAAATTGCAGGAAAAGCCTGAGTTGTCTGTTGGTTGTGTTCTGAGAGCAACGGAAAAGCTTCTGGACGTTCACCCCTTTGACGAATCAAAGATTCTAATAGTGAAAGTGGACGAAAGAACTGGGTTTCGTGGTCTGATAATTAACAAACATATTAGTTGGGACTCTCTTGAAGAGCTTGGAGAAGGAAGCTTTGAATATCTAAAGGAGGCGCCCCTTTCTTTTGGGGGCCCTGTCATGATGCGCGGGATGCCTCTTTCTGCGCTAACACACAAATTTATTGAAGGCCGATCTGTGGAAGTCATGCCAAATGTGTACTTGATGGATCAGGTGGCGACGCCTAGCCTAGTTGAAGATATAAGAGGTGGAAACCAATCTGTTGGTGATTTCTGGTTCTTTCTGGGATATTCTAGCTGGGGTTGGGAACAACTGTTTACTGAGATTGCTCAAGGTGCTTGGAATGTAAGCAAAGGCGATGTAGAACAGTTAGAGTGGCCATGGCATTAA
- the LOC125205170 gene encoding uncharacterized protein LOC125205170 isoform X3 — protein sequence MDVENGMPSCGSDVGFSGTSWLNQFSTVNNSLSKEVQNVTVSAGESCSLFELQQYKVSFQKFIEVAREFFLPPEKYRYAVIHERSLLPLLNIEEPIHGFVFVQFAGCPSCSQVLKKVDDLKAILQSQPSPVSEVGDDPHGIDAALPTKRPSMLLFIDRSSNSVEIRRESQEALNAVRELAEHTHGQDIKRPDKTLDTYKHPKLQHFALSEKNILQDKMSITIMNEGQQVTLENLVSNLQGLMSVQEILTYALKKKAERKLSSLAKDVGFQLLSKDFAIEVVESQPSHNEDQSNLVSGETHVEDGQEGVGIHKQIPADESDRRPNVVSSPDVEYTVSEDKEDDSYTFSSVEPNQGDADESDKRPNVIFSPSDVEYIVSEGKEDVSNILSSVEPEQGDADDSDRKPNEVFSHSDVEHIVSEGKEDDNSNILSSVEPDQGGDSLSITAGSAQGWNVGETGHSVMEDNEQNTKFNISFFFLDGQYRLLETLTGGLKVPSVVIVDPISENHYLLDDQSVLSYSVLSLFVNDFQAGKLHPYRQSSDIVPSPRGAQRPPFVNQDFHETDSIPLITTHTFSELVLGNNSDPRNSASPWDRNVLVLFSNNWCGFCQRMEFVVREVYKSVKSYAYMKTNRSRKVKSVLEAEHTHDVVLKLPLIYMMDCTRNDCGFIIRPILQREVYPLLLLFPAGRKNETVSYEGDSIVSDIIKFLAAHGSHVMDLITNQDFLQDHKSVKEELETRSLHHEVLVRDLVQNAAVKYKIDAQLPSKLQEKPELSVGCVLRATEKLLDVHPFDESKILIVKVDERTGFRGLIINKHISWDSLEELGEGSFEYLKEAPLSFGGPVMMRGMPLSALTHKFIEGRSVEVMPNVYLMDQVATPSLVEDIRGGNQSVGDFWFFLGYSSWGWEQLFTEIAQGAWNVSKGDVEQLEWPWH from the exons ATG GATGTGGAGAACGGTATGCCAAGCTGTGGAAGTGATGTTGGATTTAGTGGAACATCTTGGCTGAATCAGTTTAGCACTGTAAATAATAGTCTTTCGAAAGAGGTACAAAATGTTACAGTTAGTGCTGGGGAATCCTGTTCTTTATTTGAGTTGCAGCAATACAAAGTGTCTTTTCAGAAGTTCATTGAAGTTGCTAGAGAATTCTTCTTACCTCCTGAGAAGTATAGATATGCTGTGATTCATGAAAGATCACTTCTTCCGTTGCTAAATATTGAAGAGCCAATTCATGGGTTCGTTTTTGTTCAATTTGCCGGATGTCCGAGTTGTTCTCAGGTTCTCAAAAAAGTTGATGATCTTAAAGCTATACTGCAATCCCAGCCCTCGCCTGTTTCAGAG GTTGGAGATGATCCTCATGGAATTGATGCAGCTTTGCCCACAAAAAGGCCTTCAATGCTTCTTTTCATTGATAGGTCATCAAACTCAGTAGAAATAAGAAGGGAGAGCCAGGAAGCTCTGAATGCTGTTAGAGAGTTGGCAGAACACACTCATGGACAAGACATTAAGAGGCCCGACAAAACATTAGATACCTACAAGCATCCAAAACTCCAGCATTTTGCACTatcagaaaaaaatattcttcagGATAAGATGTCTATCACGATCATGAATGAGGGCCAACAAGTTACTCTTGAAAATTTGGTCTCCAATTTGCAAGGTCTTATGTCTGTGCAGGAGATCTTAACATATGCACTCAAGAAAAAGGCAGAGAGGAAACTAAGTTCTCTTGCAAAGGATGTAGGGTTTCAACTTTTGTCCAAAGATTTTGCCATTGAAGTCGTAGAATCTCAGCCATCGCACAATGAGGACCAGTCTAATCTAGTTTCAGGAGAAACACACGTGGAAGATGGTCAAGAAGGTGTTGGTATACATAAGCAAATACCAGCTGATGAGTCTGATAGAAGGCCTAATGTGGTATCCAGTCCTGATGTTGAATATACAGTGTCAGAAGACAAAGAAGATGATAGTTACACATTTTCATCTGTAGAACCAAACCAAGGTGATGCTGATGAGTCTGATAAGAGGCCTAATGTGATATTCAGTCCTTCTGATGTTGAATATATAGTGTCAGAAGGCAAAGAAGACGTTAGTAACATCTTGTCATCTGTAGAACCTGAGCAAGGTGATGCTGATGACTCTGATAGGAAGCCTAATGAGGTATTCAGTCATTCTGATGTTGAACATATAGTGTCAGAAGGCAAAGAAGATGATAATAGTAATATCTTGTCATCTGTAGAACCTGATCAAGGCGGTGATAGTTTAAGTATCACAGCTGGTAGTGCTCAAGGCTGGAATGTTGGGGAGACAGGCCACTCTGTAATGGAGGACAATGAACAGAAcaccaaatttaatatttcatttttctttttggacgGCCAATACAGATTGCTTGAAACTCTAACTGGAGGATTAAAGGTTCCATCAGTTGTCATAGTTGACCCAATTTCCGAGAACCACTATCTCTTAGATGACCAATCGGTTTTGAGCTATTCTGTTCTATCTTTATTTGTTAATGATTTCCAAGCCGGAAAGCTTCATCCATATCGACAATCATCTGATATAGTTCCTAGCCCGAGAGGTGCTCAAAGACCGCCTTTTGTTAATCAGGATTTTCATGAAACAGATTCCATTCCCCTTATTACGACCCATACTTTCTCTGAATTGGTTCTCGGTAATAATTCTGATCCCAGGAATTCTGCCAGTCCTTGGGATAGGAATGTATTAGTTCTTTTCAGCAATAATTGGTGTGGGTTCTGTCAGAGGATGGAATTTGTTGTTCGGGAAGTGTACAAATCTGTTAAAAGTTATGCTTATATGAAGACAAATAGATCAAGGAAGGTTAAATCGGTATTGGAGGCAG AACACACTCATGATGTGGTTTTAAAGCTTCCACTTATTTATATGATGGATTGCACGCGGAATGATTGTGGCTTCATCATTAGACCAATACTGCAG AGGGAAGTTTATCCACTATTACTGTTATTCCCGGCTGGAAGGAAGAATGAGACTGTATCTTATGAAGGAGATAGTATAGTATCTGATATAATCAAGTTTCTGGCTGCTCATGGCAGCCATGTAATGGACCTTATCACGAATCAAG ATTTTCTACAGGACCACAAGTCTGTTAAAGAGGAACTGGAGACTAGGAGCTTGCACCATGAAGTTCTAGTCAGAGATCTAGTGCAGAATGCTGCTGtcaaatacaaaattgatgcTCAGCTACCCTCTAAATTGCAGGAAAAGCCTGAGTTGTCTGTTGGTTGTGTTCTGAGAGCAACGGAAAAGCTTCTGGACGTTCACCCCTTTGACGAATCAAAGATTCTAATAGTGAAAGTGGACGAAAGAACTGGGTTTCGTGGTCTGATAATTAACAAACATATTAGTTGGGACTCTCTTGAAGAGCTTGGAGAAGGAAGCTTTGAATATCTAAAGGAGGCGCCCCTTTCTTTTGGGGGCCCTGTCATGATGCGCGGGATGCCTCTTTCTGCGCTAACACACAAATTTATTGAAGGCCGATCTGTGGAAGTCATGCCAAATGTGTACTTGATGGATCAGGTGGCGACGCCTAGCCTAGTTGAAGATATAAGAGGTGGAAACCAATCTGTTGGTGATTTCTGGTTCTTTCTGGGATATTCTAGCTGGGGTTGGGAACAACTGTTTACTGAGATTGCTCAAGGTGCTTGGAATGTAAGCAAAGGCGATGTAGAACAGTTAGAGTGGCCATGGCATTAA
- the LOC125205170 gene encoding uncharacterized protein LOC125205170 isoform X2: protein MCVCMTDLSRCGLLLLAAAAISLFSSHTVYCDGSGDADVQWQILTKLNYSSQIRLHPRLILLVTVPWSGESRSLMKGLAQAVANDEMGLGTLKLMVLYKNVERTLADALGATDGITVFYYHNSLSYRYRGRLRVQSILLSVHYVVQLSPDEKPLKTLTTAEELSIFLHSTDKAVILFDLCGWTPRLLAMNESTIGNDPEEGLINHPGKGFVGADSEMENNGTLVVEEKDNRKDVENGMPSCGSDVGFSGTSWLNQFSTVNNSLSKEVQNVTVSAGESCSLFELQQYKVSFQKFIEVAREFFLPPEKYRYAVIHERSLLPLLNIEEPIHGFVFVQFAGCPSCSQVLKKVDDLKAILQSQPSPVSEVGDDPHGIDAALPTKRPSMLLFIDRSSNSVEIRRESQEALNAVRELAEHTHGQDIKRPDKTLDTYKHPKLQHFALSEKNILQDKMSITIMNEGQQVTLENLVSNLQGLMSVQEILTYALKKKAERKLSSLAKDVGFQLLSKDFAIEVVESQPSHNEDQSNLVSGETHVEDGQEGVGIHKQIPADESDRRPNVVSSPDVEYTVSEDKEDDSYTFSSVEPNQGDADESDKRPNVIFSPSDVEYIVSEGKEDVSNILSSVEPEQGDADDSDRKPNEVFSHSDVEHIVSEGKEDDNSNILSSVEPDQGGDSLSITAGSAQGWNVGETGHSVMEDNEQNTKFNISFFFLDGQYRLLETLTGGLKVPSVVIVDPISENHYLLDDQSVLSYSVLSLFVNDFQAGKLHPYRQSSDIVPSPRGAQRPPFVNQDFHETDSIPLITTHTFSELVLGNNSDPRNSASPWDRNVLVLFSNNWCGFCQRMEFVVREVYKSVKSYAYMKTNRSRKVKSVLEAEHTHDVVLKLPLIYMMDCTRNDCGFIIRPILQREVYPLLLLFPAGRKNETVSYEGDSIVSDIIKFLAAHGSHVMDLITNQGPQVC, encoded by the exons GGTCTGGTGAGTCACGGTCCCTTATGAAGGGATTGGCTCAAGCGGTTGCCAATGATGAAATGGGGCTTGGTACCTTAAAGCTTATGGTCCTATACAAGAATGTGGAGAGGACTCTAGCCGATGCACTTGGTGCCACTGATGGAATAACAGTGTTTTACTACCATAATTCCCTGTCATATAGATATCGGGGAAGACTTCGAGTCCAGAGCATATTGCTTTCTGTGCATTATGTGGTGCAGCTTTCTCCCGACGAGAAACCTCTTAAAACTTTAACCACTGCAGAAGAGCTAAGTATATTCCTTCATTCAACTGACAAGGCTGTAATTCTCTTTGACCTTTGTGGTTGGACTCCAAGATTGCTTGCCATGAACGAGTCTACAATTGGAAATGATCCAG AGGAAGGACTGATAAATCACCCAGGAAAAGGTTTTGTTGGAGCAGACTCTGAAATGGAGAACAATGGAACTCTCGTGGTAGAAGAGAAGGATAACAGGAAG GATGTGGAGAACGGTATGCCAAGCTGTGGAAGTGATGTTGGATTTAGTGGAACATCTTGGCTGAATCAGTTTAGCACTGTAAATAATAGTCTTTCGAAAGAGGTACAAAATGTTACAGTTAGTGCTGGGGAATCCTGTTCTTTATTTGAGTTGCAGCAATACAAAGTGTCTTTTCAGAAGTTCATTGAAGTTGCTAGAGAATTCTTCTTACCTCCTGAGAAGTATAGATATGCTGTGATTCATGAAAGATCACTTCTTCCGTTGCTAAATATTGAAGAGCCAATTCATGGGTTCGTTTTTGTTCAATTTGCCGGATGTCCGAGTTGTTCTCAGGTTCTCAAAAAAGTTGATGATCTTAAAGCTATACTGCAATCCCAGCCCTCGCCTGTTTCAGAG GTTGGAGATGATCCTCATGGAATTGATGCAGCTTTGCCCACAAAAAGGCCTTCAATGCTTCTTTTCATTGATAGGTCATCAAACTCAGTAGAAATAAGAAGGGAGAGCCAGGAAGCTCTGAATGCTGTTAGAGAGTTGGCAGAACACACTCATGGACAAGACATTAAGAGGCCCGACAAAACATTAGATACCTACAAGCATCCAAAACTCCAGCATTTTGCACTatcagaaaaaaatattcttcagGATAAGATGTCTATCACGATCATGAATGAGGGCCAACAAGTTACTCTTGAAAATTTGGTCTCCAATTTGCAAGGTCTTATGTCTGTGCAGGAGATCTTAACATATGCACTCAAGAAAAAGGCAGAGAGGAAACTAAGTTCTCTTGCAAAGGATGTAGGGTTTCAACTTTTGTCCAAAGATTTTGCCATTGAAGTCGTAGAATCTCAGCCATCGCACAATGAGGACCAGTCTAATCTAGTTTCAGGAGAAACACACGTGGAAGATGGTCAAGAAGGTGTTGGTATACATAAGCAAATACCAGCTGATGAGTCTGATAGAAGGCCTAATGTGGTATCCAGTCCTGATGTTGAATATACAGTGTCAGAAGACAAAGAAGATGATAGTTACACATTTTCATCTGTAGAACCAAACCAAGGTGATGCTGATGAGTCTGATAAGAGGCCTAATGTGATATTCAGTCCTTCTGATGTTGAATATATAGTGTCAGAAGGCAAAGAAGACGTTAGTAACATCTTGTCATCTGTAGAACCTGAGCAAGGTGATGCTGATGACTCTGATAGGAAGCCTAATGAGGTATTCAGTCATTCTGATGTTGAACATATAGTGTCAGAAGGCAAAGAAGATGATAATAGTAATATCTTGTCATCTGTAGAACCTGATCAAGGCGGTGATAGTTTAAGTATCACAGCTGGTAGTGCTCAAGGCTGGAATGTTGGGGAGACAGGCCACTCTGTAATGGAGGACAATGAACAGAAcaccaaatttaatatttcatttttctttttggacgGCCAATACAGATTGCTTGAAACTCTAACTGGAGGATTAAAGGTTCCATCAGTTGTCATAGTTGACCCAATTTCCGAGAACCACTATCTCTTAGATGACCAATCGGTTTTGAGCTATTCTGTTCTATCTTTATTTGTTAATGATTTCCAAGCCGGAAAGCTTCATCCATATCGACAATCATCTGATATAGTTCCTAGCCCGAGAGGTGCTCAAAGACCGCCTTTTGTTAATCAGGATTTTCATGAAACAGATTCCATTCCCCTTATTACGACCCATACTTTCTCTGAATTGGTTCTCGGTAATAATTCTGATCCCAGGAATTCTGCCAGTCCTTGGGATAGGAATGTATTAGTTCTTTTCAGCAATAATTGGTGTGGGTTCTGTCAGAGGATGGAATTTGTTGTTCGGGAAGTGTACAAATCTGTTAAAAGTTATGCTTATATGAAGACAAATAGATCAAGGAAGGTTAAATCGGTATTGGAGGCAG AACACACTCATGATGTGGTTTTAAAGCTTCCACTTATTTATATGATGGATTGCACGCGGAATGATTGTGGCTTCATCATTAGACCAATACTGCAG AGGGAAGTTTATCCACTATTACTGTTATTCCCGGCTGGAAGGAAGAATGAGACTGTATCTTATGAAGGAGATAGTATAGTATCTGATATAATCAAGTTTCTGGCTGCTCATGGCAGCCATGTAATGGACCTTATCACGAATCAAG GACCACAAGTCTGTTAA